From a single Bacillus gobiensis genomic region:
- a CDS encoding response regulator transcription factor — protein sequence MSKNILVVDDEESILTLLQYNLNQSGYDVQTAMDGEEALQKAVEHHPDLIVLDLMLPKLDGIEVCKQLRQQKLMIPILMLTAKDDEFDKVLGLELGADDYMTKPFSPREVVARVKAILRRSQTASFLPENDVDEDVEQVRIGDLRILPEHYEAYFLSEQLELTPKEFELLLYLSRHKGRVLTRDQLLSAVWNYDFAGDTRIVDVHISHLREKIERNTKKPIYIKTIRGLGYKLEEPKANE from the coding sequence ATGAGTAAAAACATTTTAGTCGTTGATGATGAAGAATCAATTCTGACTCTTCTTCAATATAACCTAAATCAGTCTGGATATGATGTCCAGACAGCAATGGATGGGGAAGAAGCCCTTCAAAAAGCTGTCGAGCATCATCCGGATCTCATCGTTTTGGATCTCATGCTGCCAAAATTGGATGGTATTGAGGTCTGTAAGCAGCTTAGACAGCAGAAACTGATGATTCCTATTCTCATGTTAACTGCAAAAGACGATGAATTTGATAAAGTGCTTGGCCTTGAACTCGGGGCAGATGATTACATGACAAAACCGTTCAGCCCAAGAGAAGTGGTTGCAAGGGTAAAGGCGATATTAAGGAGGTCTCAGACTGCTTCTTTTCTTCCGGAAAATGATGTGGATGAAGATGTAGAACAAGTGAGAATCGGTGATCTGAGAATACTTCCTGAGCATTATGAAGCCTACTTTTTGTCAGAGCAGCTTGAATTGACACCAAAAGAGTTCGAGCTTTTACTTTACCTTTCACGCCATAAAGGAAGAGTGCTAACGAGAGACCAGCTCTTAAGCGCAGTTTGGAATTACGACTTCGCAGGCGACACGAGAATTGTCGATGTGCATATCAGCCATCTGCGTGAAAAAATAGAAAGAAACACTAAGAAACCGATCTATATAAAAACAATCAGGGGTCTTGGATATAAACTCGAGGAGCCGAAAGCGAATGAATAA